Proteins co-encoded in one Epinephelus moara isolate mb chromosome 13, YSFRI_EMoa_1.0, whole genome shotgun sequence genomic window:
- the sbk1 gene encoding serine/threonine-protein kinase SBK1 — translation MQDHGGERQVASSLPHSVKASLSLSPSGPGRVGSGGGSPTSKMGYCGGVPVEDMQALAITSLSAADVAKQYEHIRELGKGTYGKVDLVAHRTQGTKMALKFVTKNKTKLKSFLREYSLTGSLSCSPFIIKVLDVLFETEDSYVFGQEYAPAGDLFDIIPPQVGLPEEMVKRCMQQLGLALDFMHSKNLVHRDVKPENVLLFDRECRRIKLADFGMTRRVGCRVKRVSGTIPYTAPEVCRASRAEGFLVTTSLDVWAFGVLVFCMLTGNFPWEAALPADAFYEEFRRWQKAGCPVGTYPSQWRRFTDDALRMFQRLLAAEPEKRCGVKDVFCFVKYELVSELRRRASCRAKRGERSSSGVCTGSCTSSSTSTSSRSSHRHPEPSTPPGTSCLRPAPLKRSVLSDPLSPREESGQHQSPGRDKNKSQMVMATAIEICV, via the exons TCTGCCCCACAGCGTCAAGGCGAGcctgtctctttctccatctGGGCCGGGACGAGTTGGCAGCGGTGGGGGCTCCCCTACATCCAAGATGGGCTACTGCGGAGGGGTGCCCGTGGAGGACATGCAGGCCTTGGCCATCACCTCTCTGTCGGCAGCAGATGTAGCCAAACAATATGAGCACATCCGTGAGCTGGGGAAGGGCACTTATGGCAAGGTGGACCTGGTGGCACACCGGACACAAG gcaccaaaatgGCGTTGAAGTTTGTTACCAAGAACAAGACGAAGCTCAAGAGTTTCCTGCGGGAGTACAGTCTAACAGGCTCACTTAGCTGCAGCCCTTTTATTATCAAAGTCCTGGACGTGCTCTTTGAGACAGAGGACAGTTATGTGTTTGGACAAGAATATGCCCCCGCTGGGGACCTCTTCGACATCATCCCCCCACAG gtTGGTCTGCCAGAGGAAATGGTCAAACGCTGCATGCAACAGCTGGGCCTGGCGCTGGACTTTATGCACAGTAAAAACCTGGTGCATCGGGATGTCAAACCTGAGAATGTGCTTCTATTTGACCGCGAGTGCCGCCGCATCAAGCTGGCTGACTTTGGTATGACCCGACGAGTTGGATGCCGTGTCAAACGGGTGAGTGGCACCATCCCCTATACCGCGCCGGAGGTGTGCCGCGCAAGCCGTGCTGAGGGTTTCCTCGTGACAACCAGTCTGGATGTGTGGGCATTCGGCGTGCTGGTCTTCTGTATGCTGACAGGAAATTTCCCCTGGGAGGCAGCGTTGCCGGCTGATGCTTTCTATGAGGAGTTTCGACGCTGGCAGAAAGCAGGGTGTCCCGTGGGGACGTACCCGTCTCAGTGGCGCCGCTTCACTGATGATGCCTTGCGCATGTTTCAGCGGCTGCTCGCTGCTGAGCCAGAAAAGCGCTGTGGCGTCAAGGACGTCTTCTGTTTTGTCAAGTACGAGCTGGTCAGCGAGCTCAGGCGCCGAGCATCTTGCCGAGCCAAGAGAGGCGAGAGGTCAAGCTCGGGAGTGTGTACTGGCAGTTGCACTTCCTCCTCGACCTCCACTTCATCACGTTCCTCCCACAGACACCCCGAGCCCTCCACCCCTCCAGGAACATCCTGCCTGCGCCCGGCACCACTCAAACGCAGCGTCCTGTCCGACCCGCTATCTCCCAGAGAGGAGTCTGGGCAGCACCAGTCTCCAGGCCGAGACAAGAACAAAAGCCAGATGGTGATGGCAACTGCCATCGAAATCTGTGTGTGA